The following proteins are co-located in the Doryrhamphus excisus isolate RoL2022-K1 chromosome 3, RoL_Dexc_1.0, whole genome shotgun sequence genome:
- the LOC131125049 gene encoding uncharacterized protein LOC131125049 isoform X3 yields the protein MSYYKMNMCPTVKEPVCSGDLVSHGKIIATDKENITEADPQHASVTMTSNSLIDDKQVSAATDGYHAEEAKMCVSPSETNEQDNQTETDPQPADANKTSDCLTDDKQVSAATDGYHAEEAKMCVSPSETNEQDNQTETDPQPADANKTSDCLTDDKQGCKHDLVSTVVPSLEKCALCTGPFSALKWIGVRCKVCSCFWHKSCYVKRMKTDSEFRPFVTEGASSSEEISDEEYVPDSSSDSENSGDISLGPSKSFQEVPDIEVVCTELPSENLENTPSQEHLLDEVTLPDVREADTTLQLEKTCDDSKQASGGVQPEVQKGSVEDTFQTTEETGEDHYVQSSGISSSASKINYCYICGKPQSKITRHLKTHEKTNVDVAQVLAFPKHSKERQRQLNILRNKGNHKHNTDVLTSGTGVLKMKRKPKKVQDVKQYVHCTYCHALYLRRHLWRHLQKCLSKPGETKGQGRTRVLSLATMSESGLPQQISQGVWKLLTVMKDDDISAAVRSDFCILQLAQSFFNKHGQDPTKYEYIRQKLREVGRLLLVLCKEFSIYNLEDAVRPVNFHSVIQAVKKVSGFDEEKHCYKTPSLALKLGHSLQKISDIIHCRALMTGDNELKKSTQTFKKLYTSKWSELVSHTALTTLNEAHFNKPSTLPFTEDVQRLHQHLEKTADLASENLGKMPSPQVYGELCRATLAKIILFNRRRGGEVAKMQLHSFIGRDTTPLHKDVALGLTKFEQKLCEHFSRVEIRGKRGRKVAVLLSPDVVDSLTLLLKKRKECGVPEENIFLFGRPHCLTSYRGQDCLRTYANECGAQNPELLRSTQLRKHVATLSQVLNLKNHELDQVADFLGHDIRVHREYYRLPEATTQLAKISKLLLAMEKGSITNLQGKTLEEIEIEDNLDFTASEASEESEADGEDQPSDPQTDMGQERAVLPVNNPSAASDDFRDDSALLKTSSGQERTVQPVDNPSAASDGDTALEGTSKEDNGKKKSSRKKKRHEQSAITKNAGVDNPRRKIKHPWSPAEVAAVMRHFKDHINNGKLVTMIQCQQCKTAEHHVLADRTLQNIRDFVRNRGITLKRKNQ from the exons ATGTCATATTACAAAATGAATATG TGTCCCACAGTGAAGGAGCCGGTTTGTTCTGGGGATTTGGTCAGCCATGGAAAAATAATTGCAACTGACAAG GAGAACATAACTGAGGCAGATCCACAACATGCTTCTGTGACCATGACATCTAACTCCTTGATCGATGACAAACAG GTATCAGCTGCCACAGATGGTTACCATGCAGAAGAGGCCAAGATGTGTGTTTCCCCGAGTGAAACCAACGAACAG GACAACCAAACTGAGACAGATCCACAACCTGCTGATGCAAACAAGACATCTGACTGCTTGACCGATGATAAACAG GTATCAGCTGCCACAGATGGTTACCATGCAGAAGAGGCCAAGATGTGTGTTTCCCCGAGTGAAACCAACGAACAG GACAACCAAACTGAGACAGATCCACAACCTGCTGATGCAAACAAGACATCTGACTGCTTGACCGATGATAAACAG GGCTGTAAGCATGACTTGGTCTCCACAGTAGTACCGAGCTTGGAAAAATGTGCCCTGTGTACTGGACCCTTTTCTGCCTTGAAATGGATTGGTGTGAGATGTAAAG TTTGCTCCTGCTTCTGGCACAAATCCTGCTATGTCAAGAGGATGAAGACTGACTCTGAATTCCGGCCATTT GTTACTGAAGGAGCAAGTTCAAGTGAAGAGATATCAGATGAGGAATATGTACCTGACTCTTCCAGTGACTCAGAGAATTCCGGAGATATTTCATTAGGGCCTTCAAAATCTTTTCAAGAAGTGCCTGATATTGAAGTGGTCTGCACTGAGCTTCCCTCTGAAAATCTGGAAAACACACCTTCCCAAGAACACCTCTTAGATGAAGTGACATTACCTGATGTTAGAGAAGCAGACACTACATTGCAGCTTGAGAAAACTTGTGATGACTCCAAGCAAGCCTCAGGAGGGGTTCAGCCTGAAGTTCAGAAAGGCAGTGTTGAAGATACATTTCAGACCACTGAAGAAACTGGAGAAGACCACTATGTACAGTCTTCAGGCATATCCTCTTCTGCAAGCAAGATAAATTATTGCTACATTTGTGGCAAACCACAGTCAAAAATTACTCGTCACCTGAAAACCCATGAGAAGACAAATGTGGATGTTGCTCAAGTTTTAGCATTCCCAAAACACTCCAAAGAACGACAAAGACAGCTGAACATACTACGGAACAAAGGAAATCATAAACATAATACAGATGTTTTAACAAGTGGGACTGGAGTGCTGAAAATGAAACGAAAACCCAAGAAAGTGCAAGACGTTAAACAGTATGTGCATTGTACGTATTGCCATGCTTTGTATCTTCGGAGGCATCTGTGGCGACATCTTCAAAAATGTCTCTCAAAACCAGGAGAAACCAAAGGGCAAGGAAGAACTAGAGTCTTGTCCTTGGCCACAATGTCAGAGTCAGGCCTACCTCAACAGATATCCCAAGGTGTGTGGAAGCTGTTAACTGTCATGAAAGATGATGACATTTCTGCTGCTGTGCGAAGTGACTTCTGCATTCTTCAGCTGGCGCAGTCATTTTTCAACAAACATGGTCAAGATCCcaccaaatatgaatatattcggCAGAAGCTTCGTGAAGTTGGAAGACTTCTACTAGTACTGTGTAAAGAATTTTCCATATATAATCTTGAGGATGCCGTAAGACCTGTAAATTTCCATTCAGTTATCCAAGCAGTCAAGAAGGTGTCTGGGTTTGATGAAGAAAAGCATTGCTACAAAACGCCAAGCCTCGCACTTAAGTTGGGTCATTCATTGCAAAAGATTAGTGACATCATCCATTGCAGAGCTTTAATGACAGGAGACAATGAGCTGAAAAAGTCAACCCAGACTTTCAAAAAGCTTTACACCTCAAAGTGGTCTGAACTTGTCTCTCATACTGCTTTGACCACCTTGAATGAGGCGCACTTTAATAAGCCATCCACCCTGCCTTTTACTGAAGATGTGCAACGTCTTCATCAGCATCTTGAAAAGACAGCAGATTTGGCATCTGAGAACCTGGGAAAGATGCCTTCACCACAAGTGTATGGTGAACTTTGCAGAGCAACTTTGGCAAAGATCATATTATTCAACCGAAGACGTGGAGGTGAAGTTGCAAAAATGCAATTACACAGCTTCATCGGAAGAGACACAACACCCCTCCATAAGGATGTTGCTCTTGGCCTCACAAAGTTTGAACAAAAACTCTGTGAACATTTCAGCCGGGTGGAAATTAGGGGTAAAAGAGGACGAAAAGTTGCTGTGTTGCTATCACCGGACGTGGTTGATTCATTGACACTCCTCttgaaaaaaaggaaggaatgTGGAGTTCcagaggagaacatttttttgtttggaagGCCCCACTGTTTAACTTCATACAGAGGACAGGATTGTTTAAGGACGTATGCAAATGAGTGTGGTGCTCAGAACCCAGAACTCCTGAGGTCAACCCAGTTACGCAAACATGTTGCAACGTTGTCCCAGGTCCTGAACCTCAAAAACCATGAACTGGACCAGGTTGCGGACTTCCTCGGCCATGATATTCGTGTCCACAGAGAATACTACAGGCTTCCAGAGGCGACAACACAGCTGGCCAAAATATCCAAGCTACTGCTTGCCATGGAGAAGGGGTCCATCACAAACCTTCAGGGCAAAACTCTTGAAGAGATCGAGATAGAAG aTAACCTTGACTTCACTGCTTCTGAAGCAAGTGAAGAAAGTGAAGCTGACGGAGAGGATCAGCCCTCAGATCCACAAACAGACATGG GACAGGAGAGAGCTGTGCTACCTGTCAACAACCCTTCAGCTGCCTCAGATG ACTTCAGAGATGACTCTGCCCTTCTAAAGACTTCTAGTG GACAGGAGAGAACTGTACAACCTGTTGACAACCCTTCAGCTGCCTCAGATG GTGACACTGCTCTTGAAGGGACATCTAAAg AGGATAATGGGAAGAAAAAGtccagcaggaaaaaaaaacgtcatgaACAAAGTG CGATTACCAAAAATGCTGGAGTGGACAATCCCAGGAGGAAAATAAAGCATCCATGGTCTCCAGCTGAGGTTGCAGCTGTGATGAGACATTTTAAAGATCACATCAACAATGGTAAACTCGTCACTATGAttcagtgccagcagtgcaagACCGCTGAGCATCATGTTCTTGCCGACCGCACTCTTCAAAATATAAGAGATTTTGTTAGAAATCGTGGCATAACACTGAAGAGGAAGAACCAATAA
- the LOC131125049 gene encoding uncharacterized protein LOC131125049 isoform X2 produces the protein MSYYKMNMVYQYFYCISIPSTKPFDNVITGTQLIASLYYFQCPTVKEPVCSGDLVSHGKIIATDKENITEADPQHASVTMTSNSLIDDKQVSAATDGYHAEEAKMCVSPSETNEQDNQTETDPQPADANKTSDCLTDDKQVSAATDGYHAEEAKMCVSPSETNEQDNQTETDPQPADANKTSDCLTDDKQGCKHDLVSTVVPSLEKCALCTGPFSALKWIGVRCKVCSCFWHKSCYVKRMKTDSEFRPFVTEGASSSEEISDEEYVPDSSSDSENSGDISLGPSKSFQEVPDIEVVCTELPSENLENTPSQEHLLDEVTLPDVREADTTLQLEKTCDDSKQASGGVQPEVQKGSVEDTFQTTEETGEDHYVQSSGISSSASKINYCYICGKPQSKITRHLKTHEKTNVDVAQVLAFPKHSKERQRQLNILRNKGNHKHNTDVLTSGTGVLKMKRKPKKVQDVKQYVHCTYCHALYLRRHLWRHLQKCLSKPGETKGQGRTRVLSLATMSESGLPQQISQGVWKLLTVMKDDDISAAVRSDFCILQLAQSFFNKHGQDPTKYEYIRQKLREVGRLLLVLCKEFSIYNLEDAVRPVNFHSVIQAVKKVSGFDEEKHCYKTPSLALKLGHSLQKISDIIHCRALMTGDNELKKSTQTFKKLYTSKWSELVSHTALTTLNEAHFNKPSTLPFTEDVQRLHQHLEKTADLASENLGKMPSPQVYGELCRATLAKIILFNRRRGGEVAKMQLHSFIGRDTTPLHKDVALGLTKFEQKLCEHFSRVEIRGKRGRKVAVLLSPDVVDSLTLLLKKRKECGVPEENIFLFGRPHCLTSYRGQDCLRTYANECGAQNPELLRSTQLRKHVATLSQVLNLKNHELDQVADFLGHDIRVHREYYRLPEATTQLAKISKLLLAMEKGSITNLQGKTLEEIEIEDNLDFTASEASEESEADGEDQPSDPQTDMGQERAVLPVNNPSAASDDFRDDSALLKTSSGQERTVQPVDNPSAASDGDTALEGTSKEDNGKKKSSRKKKRHEQSAITKNAGVDNPRRKIKHPWSPAEVAAVMRHFKDHINNGKLVTMIQCQQCKTAEHHVLADRTLQNIRDFVRNRGITLKRKNQ, from the exons ATGTCATATTACAAAATGAATATGGTATATCAatacttttattgtatttctattCCTTCTACTAAACCATTTGACAATGTTATCACAGGTACACAGCTAATTGCTTCCTTGTATTATTTTCAGTGTCCCACAGTGAAGGAGCCGGTTTGTTCTGGGGATTTGGTCAGCCATGGAAAAATAATTGCAACTGACAAG GAGAACATAACTGAGGCAGATCCACAACATGCTTCTGTGACCATGACATCTAACTCCTTGATCGATGACAAACAG GTATCAGCTGCCACAGATGGTTACCATGCAGAAGAGGCCAAGATGTGTGTTTCCCCGAGTGAAACCAACGAACAG GACAACCAAACTGAGACAGATCCACAACCTGCTGATGCAAACAAGACATCTGACTGCTTGACCGATGATAAACAG GTATCAGCTGCCACAGATGGTTACCATGCAGAAGAGGCCAAGATGTGTGTTTCCCCGAGTGAAACCAACGAACAG GACAACCAAACTGAGACAGATCCACAACCTGCTGATGCAAACAAGACATCTGACTGCTTGACCGATGATAAACAG GGCTGTAAGCATGACTTGGTCTCCACAGTAGTACCGAGCTTGGAAAAATGTGCCCTGTGTACTGGACCCTTTTCTGCCTTGAAATGGATTGGTGTGAGATGTAAAG TTTGCTCCTGCTTCTGGCACAAATCCTGCTATGTCAAGAGGATGAAGACTGACTCTGAATTCCGGCCATTT GTTACTGAAGGAGCAAGTTCAAGTGAAGAGATATCAGATGAGGAATATGTACCTGACTCTTCCAGTGACTCAGAGAATTCCGGAGATATTTCATTAGGGCCTTCAAAATCTTTTCAAGAAGTGCCTGATATTGAAGTGGTCTGCACTGAGCTTCCCTCTGAAAATCTGGAAAACACACCTTCCCAAGAACACCTCTTAGATGAAGTGACATTACCTGATGTTAGAGAAGCAGACACTACATTGCAGCTTGAGAAAACTTGTGATGACTCCAAGCAAGCCTCAGGAGGGGTTCAGCCTGAAGTTCAGAAAGGCAGTGTTGAAGATACATTTCAGACCACTGAAGAAACTGGAGAAGACCACTATGTACAGTCTTCAGGCATATCCTCTTCTGCAAGCAAGATAAATTATTGCTACATTTGTGGCAAACCACAGTCAAAAATTACTCGTCACCTGAAAACCCATGAGAAGACAAATGTGGATGTTGCTCAAGTTTTAGCATTCCCAAAACACTCCAAAGAACGACAAAGACAGCTGAACATACTACGGAACAAAGGAAATCATAAACATAATACAGATGTTTTAACAAGTGGGACTGGAGTGCTGAAAATGAAACGAAAACCCAAGAAAGTGCAAGACGTTAAACAGTATGTGCATTGTACGTATTGCCATGCTTTGTATCTTCGGAGGCATCTGTGGCGACATCTTCAAAAATGTCTCTCAAAACCAGGAGAAACCAAAGGGCAAGGAAGAACTAGAGTCTTGTCCTTGGCCACAATGTCAGAGTCAGGCCTACCTCAACAGATATCCCAAGGTGTGTGGAAGCTGTTAACTGTCATGAAAGATGATGACATTTCTGCTGCTGTGCGAAGTGACTTCTGCATTCTTCAGCTGGCGCAGTCATTTTTCAACAAACATGGTCAAGATCCcaccaaatatgaatatattcggCAGAAGCTTCGTGAAGTTGGAAGACTTCTACTAGTACTGTGTAAAGAATTTTCCATATATAATCTTGAGGATGCCGTAAGACCTGTAAATTTCCATTCAGTTATCCAAGCAGTCAAGAAGGTGTCTGGGTTTGATGAAGAAAAGCATTGCTACAAAACGCCAAGCCTCGCACTTAAGTTGGGTCATTCATTGCAAAAGATTAGTGACATCATCCATTGCAGAGCTTTAATGACAGGAGACAATGAGCTGAAAAAGTCAACCCAGACTTTCAAAAAGCTTTACACCTCAAAGTGGTCTGAACTTGTCTCTCATACTGCTTTGACCACCTTGAATGAGGCGCACTTTAATAAGCCATCCACCCTGCCTTTTACTGAAGATGTGCAACGTCTTCATCAGCATCTTGAAAAGACAGCAGATTTGGCATCTGAGAACCTGGGAAAGATGCCTTCACCACAAGTGTATGGTGAACTTTGCAGAGCAACTTTGGCAAAGATCATATTATTCAACCGAAGACGTGGAGGTGAAGTTGCAAAAATGCAATTACACAGCTTCATCGGAAGAGACACAACACCCCTCCATAAGGATGTTGCTCTTGGCCTCACAAAGTTTGAACAAAAACTCTGTGAACATTTCAGCCGGGTGGAAATTAGGGGTAAAAGAGGACGAAAAGTTGCTGTGTTGCTATCACCGGACGTGGTTGATTCATTGACACTCCTCttgaaaaaaaggaaggaatgTGGAGTTCcagaggagaacatttttttgtttggaagGCCCCACTGTTTAACTTCATACAGAGGACAGGATTGTTTAAGGACGTATGCAAATGAGTGTGGTGCTCAGAACCCAGAACTCCTGAGGTCAACCCAGTTACGCAAACATGTTGCAACGTTGTCCCAGGTCCTGAACCTCAAAAACCATGAACTGGACCAGGTTGCGGACTTCCTCGGCCATGATATTCGTGTCCACAGAGAATACTACAGGCTTCCAGAGGCGACAACACAGCTGGCCAAAATATCCAAGCTACTGCTTGCCATGGAGAAGGGGTCCATCACAAACCTTCAGGGCAAAACTCTTGAAGAGATCGAGATAGAAG aTAACCTTGACTTCACTGCTTCTGAAGCAAGTGAAGAAAGTGAAGCTGACGGAGAGGATCAGCCCTCAGATCCACAAACAGACATGG GACAGGAGAGAGCTGTGCTACCTGTCAACAACCCTTCAGCTGCCTCAGATG ACTTCAGAGATGACTCTGCCCTTCTAAAGACTTCTAGTG GACAGGAGAGAACTGTACAACCTGTTGACAACCCTTCAGCTGCCTCAGATG GTGACACTGCTCTTGAAGGGACATCTAAAg AGGATAATGGGAAGAAAAAGtccagcaggaaaaaaaaacgtcatgaACAAAGTG CGATTACCAAAAATGCTGGAGTGGACAATCCCAGGAGGAAAATAAAGCATCCATGGTCTCCAGCTGAGGTTGCAGCTGTGATGAGACATTTTAAAGATCACATCAACAATGGTAAACTCGTCACTATGAttcagtgccagcagtgcaagACCGCTGAGCATCATGTTCTTGCCGACCGCACTCTTCAAAATATAAGAGATTTTGTTAGAAATCGTGGCATAACACTGAAGAGGAAGAACCAATAA
- the LOC131125049 gene encoding uncharacterized protein LOC131125049 isoform X4, giving the protein MRPQRVKVKPKEEAAYFASLGKDKDGFDIRFINSFKGRGVFSKRHFEKGEFLIEYRGQVISKQEHENRLHIYHDALKVFMFEFRYNGKNLCVDAAQEDDSLGRLVNDDNVSPNSKMKTITVNGQPHLCLFATTDIKPGEEITYNYGDSDWPWRLKCPTVKEPVCSGDLVSHGKIIATDKENITEADPQHASVTMTSNSLIDDKQVSAATDGYHAEEAKMCVSPSETNEQDNQTETDPQPADANKTSDCLTDDKQVSAATDGYHAEEAKMCVSPSETNEQDNQTETDPQPADANKTSDCLTDDKQGCKHDLVSTVVPSLEKCALCTGPFSALKWIGVRCKVCSCFWHKSCYVKRMKTDSEFRPFVLNLKNHELDQVADFLGHDIRVHREYYRLPEATTQLAKISKLLLAMEKGSITNLQGKTLEEIEIEDNLDFTASEASEESEADGEDQPSDPQTDMGQERAVLPVNNPSAASDDFRDDSALLKTSSGQERTVQPVDNPSAASDGDTALEGTSKEDNGKKKSSRKKKRHEQSAITKNAGVDNPRRKIKHPWSPAEVAAVMRHFKDHINNGKLVTMIQCQQCKTAEHHVLADRTLQNIRDFVRNRGITLKRKNQ; this is encoded by the exons gtcGAGGAGTATTCAGCAAGCGGCATTTTGAGAAAGGAGAGTTCCTCATCGAATATCGAGGACAGGTCATATCTAAACAAGAACATGAAAACAGGCTACATATATACCATGATGCCCTCAAGGTGTTCATGTTTGAATTTCGGTATAATGGAAAGAATTTGTG tgTTGATGCTGCTCAAGAGGATGACTCCCTCGGCCGACTTGTAAACGATGATAATGTGAGCCCAAATAGCAAAATGAAGACGATCACTGTCAATGGGCAGCCTCATTTGTGTCTATTTGCAACAACGGACATCAAGCCTGGTGAAGAGATAACATACAATTACGGAGACTCTGACTGGCCATGGAGGTTAAAG TGTCCCACAGTGAAGGAGCCGGTTTGTTCTGGGGATTTGGTCAGCCATGGAAAAATAATTGCAACTGACAAG GAGAACATAACTGAGGCAGATCCACAACATGCTTCTGTGACCATGACATCTAACTCCTTGATCGATGACAAACAG GTATCAGCTGCCACAGATGGTTACCATGCAGAAGAGGCCAAGATGTGTGTTTCCCCGAGTGAAACCAACGAACAG GACAACCAAACTGAGACAGATCCACAACCTGCTGATGCAAACAAGACATCTGACTGCTTGACCGATGATAAACAG GTATCAGCTGCCACAGATGGTTACCATGCAGAAGAGGCCAAGATGTGTGTTTCCCCGAGTGAAACCAACGAACAG GACAACCAAACTGAGACAGATCCACAACCTGCTGATGCAAACAAGACATCTGACTGCTTGACCGATGATAAACAG GGCTGTAAGCATGACTTGGTCTCCACAGTAGTACCGAGCTTGGAAAAATGTGCCCTGTGTACTGGACCCTTTTCTGCCTTGAAATGGATTGGTGTGAGATGTAAAG TTTGCTCCTGCTTCTGGCACAAATCCTGCTATGTCAAGAGGATGAAGACTGACTCTGAATTCCGGCCATTT GTCCTGAACCTCAAAAACCATGAACTGGACCAGGTTGCGGACTTCCTCGGCCATGATATTCGTGTCCACAGAGAATACTACAGGCTTCCAGAGGCGACAACACAGCTGGCCAAAATATCCAAGCTACTGCTTGCCATGGAGAAGGGGTCCATCACAAACCTTCAGGGCAAAACTCTTGAAGAGATCGAGATAGAAG aTAACCTTGACTTCACTGCTTCTGAAGCAAGTGAAGAAAGTGAAGCTGACGGAGAGGATCAGCCCTCAGATCCACAAACAGACATGG GACAGGAGAGAGCTGTGCTACCTGTCAACAACCCTTCAGCTGCCTCAGATG ACTTCAGAGATGACTCTGCCCTTCTAAAGACTTCTAGTG GACAGGAGAGAACTGTACAACCTGTTGACAACCCTTCAGCTGCCTCAGATG GTGACACTGCTCTTGAAGGGACATCTAAAg AGGATAATGGGAAGAAAAAGtccagcaggaaaaaaaaacgtcatgaACAAAGTG CGATTACCAAAAATGCTGGAGTGGACAATCCCAGGAGGAAAATAAAGCATCCATGGTCTCCAGCTGAGGTTGCAGCTGTGATGAGACATTTTAAAGATCACATCAACAATGGTAAACTCGTCACTATGAttcagtgccagcagtgcaagACCGCTGAGCATCATGTTCTTGCCGACCGCACTCTTCAAAATATAAGAGATTTTGTTAGAAATCGTGGCATAACACTGAAGAGGAAGAACCAATAA